The following proteins are co-located in the Palaemon carinicauda isolate YSFRI2023 chromosome 30, ASM3689809v2, whole genome shotgun sequence genome:
- the LOC137623885 gene encoding uncharacterized protein, with protein sequence MTCMASRAVYLDFCPSLKAEEFVLALRRFCAAHGAPSFITSDNHQTFKTVSNLLQGLYEGDEVQQFLRKTGIEWRFQTLRAPWKGGFFERLIRVTKRGLQIPLGKKYLPDAHVLTLVKEAGVVVNNRPLMYSGDKCEDEVLTPSHLVRGSPINLMALILPDDHLNATFTSRRLSDVYVKLTDSLKAFRQR encoded by the coding sequence atgacttgcatggccagcagggccgtgtacctcgatttctgcccctccctgaaAGCGGAGGAATTTGTATTAGCCTTACGTCGCTTTTGTGCTGCCCACGGTGCTCCGTCTTTCATCACATCtgataatcatcaaacgttcaagactgtcagcaacctccttcagggactttatgaaggggatgaagtccagcagttcctgaggaaaactggaattGAATGGCGCTTTCAGACGctccgtgcaccttggaaaggtgggttcttcgagcgcctAATCAGAGTGACAAAACGTGGCCTACAGATACccctcgggaagaagtacctgccAGACGCCCACGTACTAACATTAGTGAAGGAGGCCGGGGTGGtggttaataacaggcctctaatgtacagcggcgacaagtgcgaggatgaggtcctcaccccctcccatttagtgAGAGGAAGCCCAATCAACCTCATGGCACTgatcttgccagacgaccacctcaatgcgaccttcacctcccggaggctcagTGATGTTTATGTGAAgctgacagactctttgaaagcCTTCCGACAGAGGTGA
- the LOC137623886 gene encoding uncharacterized protein has protein sequence MEVIVPNPLAKADPINVMIGIAPSDCKAETGNRGEHLIPLDRFSDFKRLVRVNLCVLKFIHNIKLKLKVKYPDRFGNFNYPEVNLYLKAYRNVIRVEQGLGFPEVFAYFESGDKWFMAVPNIVAQLNIYMEKFGILRVRCKVPKWKQDNYLHFPILLHKDSKLTNLIVLDMHQKFGHLGLYALLSEMRKKFWIPHYFSVVKNILKGCIQYKRFNERTVKLNQSSYRDFRTNPPKIPFSYIFVDHLGPYYVKVNGKKSKVWLLCLTCLWTRAINLKLCLDLSTKEFLRSLQMHCFEYGILQLVLSDLGSQIVAGANSITNFLNDSEVQSYFHQNNVKPIKFEQYFKGCNKMGGLVETCVKLTKKLLYTSIHKHVLYLRDFEFFVGQTVHLLNKRPIAFKEALRDTMCDEIPDPITPEILIHGRSLLSVSIIPELHVVDDDPAWLAKGNNVGNIVDGYLELGKVRQKLIDLYHSEFVKNLIYQATKDKDMYRPVTHNKLKVGDVVLLKESNMKPVSYLMGVVKDVVVNDINEVTGAVVLKGATRELVNRHVTSLIPILSYCETDDLGNIDICDRNPLDVNKIKRKAAVDIMAKTKAILSDMNN, from the coding sequence ATGGAGGTCATTGTTCCTAACCCTCTAGCAAAGGCTGACCCAATCAATGTTATGATTGGTATTGCTCCCTCTGATTGCAAGGCAGAAACTGGGAATAGAGGAGAGCATTTGATACCTTTGGATAGATTTTCTGACTTCAAACGTCTTGTTAGAGTAAACTTGTGTGTCTTGAAGTTTATTCATAACATCAAACTTAAATTGAAGGTTAAATATCCTGATAGGTTTGGGAATTTTAACTACCCTGAAGTAAATCTGTATCTTAAAGCCTACAGGAATGTTATTAGGGTGGAACAAGGTCTTGGATTTCCTGAAGTTTTTGCTTATTTTGAAAGTGGTGATAAATGGTTTATGGCTGTTCCAAATATTGTGGCTCAACTGAATATCTATATGGAAAAATTTGGTATTTTACGAGTTAGATGTAAAGTCCCTAAATGGAAACAGGATAATTACTTGCATTTTCCTATTCTCTTGCACAAAGATAGTAAATTGACTAATTTGATTGTTTTGGATATGCATCAGAAGTTTGGTCATTTGGGACTGTATGCATTGTTatcagaaatgagaaaaaaattctgGATTCCTCATTATTTCTCGGTAGTTAAGAATATCCTCAAGGGTTGCATTCaatataaaagatttaatgaaCGAACGGTTAAACTGAATCAGAGTAGTTATCGTGATTTTAGAACTAATCCTCCTAAAATTccatttagttatatttttgttGATCATTTGGGACCATACTATGTTAAAGTAAATGGTAAGAAAAGTAAGGTATGGCTTTTGTGTTTGACTTGCTTATGGACGAGAGCAATTAATTTGAAACTATGTTTAGATCTCTCAACCAAGGAATTTTTGCGCTCTCTTCAGATGCATTGCTTTGAATATGGTATTCTACAGTTAGTTTTGTCTGATTTGGGTTCACAGATAGTTGCTGGCGCAAATTCAATCACCAATTTTTTGAACGATTCTGAGGTTCAAAGCTATTTCCATCAAAACAATGTTAAGCCAATAAAGTTTGAACAGTACTTCAAAGGATGCAACAAAATGGGAGGGTTGGTGGAAACTTGTGTTAAACTCACTAAAAAGTTGCTCTACACTTCTATACATAAACATGTCTTGTATTTAagagattttgagttttttgttggCCAGACTGTACATTTGCTTAACAAGCGTCCCATTGCTTTCAAGGAAGCCCTTAGAGATACCATGTGTGATGAGATTCCTGATCCTATAACACCAGAAATTTTGATACACGGACGAAGTTTGCTTTCTGTTAGTATTATTCCTGAGTTACATGTTGTTGATGATGATCCTGCTTGGCTTGCCAAAGGAAATAATGTGGGTAATATTGTGGATGGTTATCTGGAACTTGGGAAAGTTAGACAGAAGTTAATTGATCTGTATCACTCTGAATTTGTTAAAAATTTGATTTATCAGGCTACTAAAGATAAGGATATGTATAGGCCCGTCACACATAATAAGCTTAAAGTTGGAGATGTAGTGCTCTTAAAAGAGTCTAATATGAAACCGGTCAGTTATCTAATGGGTGTTGTGAAGGATGTTGTTGTTAATGATATAAATGAAGTTACAGGTGCAGTAGTGTTGAAGGGAGCTACTAGAGAACTTGTAAATCGTCATGTTACGTCTCTCATTCCAATTTTGAGTTACTGCGAAACTGATGATCTGGGTAATATTGATATATGTGATAGGAACCCATTAGATGTaaataagattaaaagaaaagCCGCGGTTGATATTATGGCTAAAACTAAGGCTATCCTTTCAGACATGAATAATTGA